The Mycolicibacterium duvalii DNA window GGGCGAGGAAGTCGATGGCCTGCATGCCCGTGAGATTCGGCCACAGCGTGACATCACCCGGGACATACGCGATCCGGCGGTGCAAGCGCACGGCTTCACGCCACGGGTCACCGTCGAGCAGTCGTACCGTGCCGGCGTCTGCGCGCAGCAGGCCCAGCAGCACCCGGATCGTGGTGGACTTGCCGGCACCGTTGGGCCCGAGGAATCCACGCACCTGTCCGCGCGCGACAGCCAGATCGAGGCCGTCGAGGGCCCGGGTGCGGCCGAACGACTTGGCCAGTCCGTGGATCTCGACCGCTGGAGTGTCAGTCATCGTGCTCTCCTTCTGCCGATGTCAGCGAAAGTCCCTGCGCCCGCCGAGTCGCGAACGCGTCGTACATGGTGGAGTCGGTCATCAGGCCGTTGGTGTAGATCTCGAGCGCGGGGAGCACCATGTCTTCGCTGTAGTCGCGCAGGACCGCCCGTAGGTCGGTCGGGTTGTCGTGCATCTGCAGGTACAGCAGAAAGGCGCCGCCTCCGGCCATGGCCAGGAATCGGGCTCTGGCCTTCGGGTCCGGACTCGGTTTGACGGTGCCCGCTCGCACGCCCGCCTCGATGTAGACCTCGGTGTTGGTGATCATGGTGCGCCACAACGTCCTTGCCAGTTC harbors:
- a CDS encoding TetR/AcrR family transcriptional regulator yields the protein MRSVGDLTTAARIRDAALELFGRDGFDVGVRAIAAAAGVSPGLVNHHFGSKEGLRRACDDHIAQTVLASKTESIQSSDPATWFAQIAEIEEYAPMMAYLVRTLREGGELARTLWRTMITNTEVYIEAGVRAGTVKPSPDPKARARFLAMAGGGAFLLYLQMHDNPTDLRAVLRDYSEDMVLPALEIYTNGLMTDSTMYDAFATRRAQGLSLTSAEGEHDD